One Mycobacterium paraseoulense genomic window, TTTTGCCGTCGTAGACCACCCGCGCGGGTGCGCCGTCGCGGAAGTTCTGCTTCCAGCTCGCCCCGGTCAACGCGTAGAGCTGGCCGTCGATCACGTGCGCGCTGACCGGAAGCGTGAACGGCCGCCCCGATTTCCGCCCGGTGAAGCTCAACACCATCAGCTGCTTGCGGGCGGGTCCGGCGAGCGGGGTGCGAAGCAGGAAACCCATCATCGGGTTGATGACGCGCAGCAGGGCCGACGGTGGGTGCCCGGCGTCTATCGCATATTCCTGCCCTGCCATGTGCTTACCGTAGAGCCAATCAGGGCGTGATGGTGGTCTGGTCGTCGATGACGTTGGTGGCGTCCATCAGCGGGCCTTGGTCGGCCTGCGGGCCCTCGGCGTTGAGCTGCAGCACGTAGACCGCGCCCTGGCTGGGGATCACCACCGTTTTCTGCGCGATGACGCGGGTGGTGCCGTCCTTCTGGTACGTGCCGCCGAGCTGCCACGCTTGGAAGCCGCCGAGCGTGGACGCTTTGCCGTCACCGCCCTCGTATCCTGGCAGGTTCTGCACCTCGCCCGGGGCGTACTGGATGATCTTCGCCGGGTCGACGTCGCCGCTGAGCCTGGAGAACAGCGCCGTAACGGTGGGCGGGTCGGCGGGGTTGCTGGGCTGGGTCGAGACAATTCCGCCGTACGACGTGTCGGCGTTCTGGTTGAGCTGCCAGCCGGCGGGCACCGGCAGGTCGACGTTGGGGCCGGGATCGCCGTGATGGACGGGGGTCTCGGTGATGTGGTTGTCCTTGACGTAGTCGGCGATGGTGTATTTCGCCTTCGCGGCCGGGGCTGCGCTGGTGGCGGACGTCGACGTCGATGTCGACGTGGACGTGGTCGTCGAGGTCGACGATTGATTGCCGGTCTTGTGATCGTGGCCGCAACCGGCGAGCGCCAGACTCAGTGCAACGGAAATGGTTGCTAGCGTCAAATGTTTCATTATCCAATCTCCCGAAAATTGGGGCCGGTACCAGCGCCGACCACGGCGAAATGACAGTAGCCGAATTGGCGAGCAACGTTGCCGATCTTTTGATTTTTTGGCCGGATCGCGGCGGACCGCAAATCGTTATCCAATTCGTTCACGAAAAACAGCCACCCGGTACACCGTTGTCCAGTAAGAGACAGGTATGCGGTCACGCAGGGCCCTCGTCGCACTACTTGCGGCGTCGGTCGTCTTCATGGCATTCGTCGCAGCGGCGCCGCCCATCGCCTACGACGGTGAGCCCGGACTCGTGACCAACCCGGTCGATCACGTCGCCACGCTGATCGGCACCGGAACGGGCGGTCAGACGGTGGGGGAGATCAACAACTTCCCCGGCGCCACTGTGCCGTTCGGCATGGTGCAGTACTCGCCGGACACCGTCGGCAATTACGCCGGCTACAACTACGACAACCCGCGCTCGACCGGGTTCAGCATGACCCACGCCTCGGTGGGTTGCGCCGCGTTCGGTGACATCTCAATGCTGCCGACCACCAATGGAATTGGCTCGCAGCCGTGGAACGCCTGGGAACGGATCGCCCACGACGGCACCGAGCGCGGCGTGCCGGGCTACTACACGGTCCGGTTCCCGGGCACCGGGGTCAAGGCCGAGCTCACCGCCACCACGCGGACGGGCGTCGGCCGATTCAGCTATCCGCGCAACGGCCGCCCCGCGCTGCTACACGTGCGTTCCGGGGCGTCGTTGGCGGGCAACTCCCGCGCGACCATCCAGATCGGCCAGGACAACACCACGATCACCGGCTGGGCCACCAGCGGCGGATTCTG contains:
- a CDS encoding LpqN/LpqT family lipoprotein, with the translated sequence MKHLTLATISVALSLALAGCGHDHKTGNQSSTSTTTSTSTSTSTSATSAAPAAKAKYTIADYVKDNHITETPVHHGDPGPNVDLPVPAGWQLNQNADTSYGGIVSTQPSNPADPPTVTALFSRLSGDVDPAKIIQYAPGEVQNLPGYEGGDGKASTLGGFQAWQLGGTYQKDGTTRVIAQKTVVIPSQGAVYVLQLNAEGPQADQGPLMDATNVIDDQTTITP